The proteins below come from a single Corylus avellana chromosome ca3, CavTom2PMs-1.0 genomic window:
- the LOC132175659 gene encoding protein ASPARTIC PROTEASE IN GUARD CELL 2: MSMPPVRAPLPIIVLAVLLHLHLISSAVSSATHHAKNTIPRYPDFQHFRVKETIADIKSNKPTKTPQHTHEKKWKLELMHRDNIVAPHHTNFHDRFLELMKRDARRVAGLVHRLSNGSSGGGPPFQVEDDFGSEVLSGMDHGTWEYVIQIGVGSPPTTQYMVIDLGSDVVWVQCQPCDQCYPQSDPVFNPAHSSSFSRVSCSSAVCDRLDGGGCHKGQCMYEVSYADGSYTKGTLVLETLTLGRTTIQHVAIGCGHKNRGMFVGASGLLGLGGGSMSFLGQLGGQAGGAFTYCLASRGTGSSGWMEFGRGAFPVGVAWVPLLRNPRATSFYYVGLSGLGVGGTQVPISEDVFRLTELGDGGVVMDTGTPVSRLPTLAYEAFRDAYIAQTRNLPRVSGVSIFDTCYDLSGFVTVRVPTVSFYFSGGLILTLPAQNFLVPVNDVGTFCFAFAPSPSGLSILGNIQQAGIQISIDTLGYMGFGPNVC, from the coding sequence ATGTCCATGCCACCCGTGCGCGCACCACTACCCATCATTGTGCTGGCGGTGCTGCTGCACCTCCACCTCATCTCCTCCGCCGTCTCATCGGCAACCCACCACGCCAAAAACACCATACCGCGCTACCCTGATTTCCAGCACTTCAGAGTCAAAGAAACCATCGCCGATATCAAATCCAACAAGCCCACCAAGACACCACAACACACCCATGAGAAAAAATGGAAGCTGGAATTAATGCACAGAGACAATATTGTTGCACCCCATCACACCAACTTCCATGACCGTTTTCTCGAGCTCATGAAGCGTGACGCTAGAAGGGTCGCCGGCCTTGTTCACCGTCTTAGCAATGGTAGTTCCGGTGGCGGTCCTCCTTTTCAGGTGGAGGATGATTTCGGGTCGGAGGTGCTTTCCGGCATGGATCATGGAACCTGGGAATATGTGATTCAGATAGGCGTTGGTAGCCCTCCGACGACTCAGTACATGGTCATCGATCTCGGCAGTGATGTTGTGTGGGTTCAGTGTCAGCCTTGTGACCAGTGTTACCCGCAGTCCGACCCGGTTTTCAACCCGGCGCATTCCAGTTCGTTTTCCAGAGTTTCTTGCAGCTCCGCCGTGTGCGACCGCCTCGATGGCGGCGGTTGCCACAAGGGTCAGTGTATGTACGAGGTGTCCTACGCCGACGGGTCCTACACCAAAGGCACGCTGGTGCTCGAGACGCTGACGTTGGGTCGCACCACAATTCAGCATGTGGCCATCGGGTGTGGGCACAAGAATCGAGGCATGTTCGTGGGAGCCTCCGGGTTATTGGGCCTTGGAGGCGGGTCCATGTCGTTTCTGGGTCAGCTTGGCGGGCAGGCTGGCGGTGCGTTCACTTATTGTTTGGCAAGTCGGGGCACCGGCTCGTCCGGGTGGATGGAGTTCGGGCGCGGAGCGTTTCCCGTGGGGGTTGCGTGGGTCCCCTTGCTCCGGAATCCACGGGCTACGAGTTTCTACTATGTTGGGCTTTCGGGTCTCGGAGTGGGAGGTACCCAGGTACCCATTTCAGAAGATGTGTTCCGGCTTACCGAATTGGGTGACGGAGGGGTTGTTATGGACACCGGCACCCCGGTGTCGAGGCTGCCAACTTTGGCTTATGAGGCGTTTCGCGACGCTTATATCGCACAAACCAGGAACCTTCCTCGGGTCTCCGGAGTGTCCATTTTTGACACATGCTATGATCTATCCGGATTTGTGACGGTTCGGGTACCAACCGTATCGTTCTATTTCTCGGGTGGATTAATCCTTACCCTTCCGGCACAAAATTTTCTAGTCCCTGTGAATGATGTGGGaactttttgttttgcatttgctCCATCCCCATCTGGACTTTCTATTTTGGGGAACATTCAACAAGCAGGGATCCAGATTTCCATTGATACCCTTGGGTATATGGGGTTTGGTCCAAACGTTTGTTAA